The Coffea arabica cultivar ET-39 chromosome 8e, Coffea Arabica ET-39 HiFi, whole genome shotgun sequence genome window below encodes:
- the LOC140012984 gene encoding L-lactate dehydrogenase B-like — MKKMESSSTLGPGGLDISRAFFKPILNSAPPSPTKRHTKISVIGAGNVGMAIAQTILTQDLVDELALVDAKPEKLRGEMLDLQHAAAFLPRTKIHASVDYSITAGSDLCIVTAGARQIPGESRLNLIQRNLALFKLIIPPLAKYSPDCILLIVSNPVDVLTYVAWKLSGFPPNRVIGSGTNLDSSRFRFLLADHLDVNAQDVQAYMVGEHGDSSVALWSSISVGGVPVLSFLERQKIAYEKETLENIRKEVVESAYEVINLKGYTSWAIGYSAANLARSLLRDQRKIHPVSVLATGLYGIDGGDVFLSLPAQLGRSGVMGVANVELTDWEAQQLRNAASTILEVQRQLEIEDH, encoded by the exons ATGAAAAAGATGGAGTCATCTTCCACATTAGGCCCGGGTGGCCTGGACATCTCCAGAGCCTTCTTCAAACCCATTCTCAACTCTGCCCCACCTTCACCCACCAAACGCCACACCAAAATCTCTGTTATTGGGGCTGGAAACGTTGGCATGGCCATTGCACAAACCATCCTCACCCAAGACCTTGTTGATGAGCTAGCCCTTGTCGACGCCAAGCCCGAAAAACTCCGCGGAGAAATGCTCGATCTCCAACACGCAGCTGCTTTCTTGCCAAGAACCAAAATCCATGCTTCCGTGGACTACTCAATAACTGCCGGGTCGGATCTTTGCATTGTCACAGCGGGTGCGCGGCAGATCCCCGGTGAGAGTAGGCTGAATCTTATACAGAGGAATTTAGCTCTCTTCAAGCTTATTATTCCTCCGTTAGCCAAGTATTCTCCGGATTGTATACTCTTGATCGTTTCAAATCCTGTGGATGTTTTGACCTACGTGGCTTGGAAGCTTTCTGGGTTTCCGCCTAATCGCGTTATTGGATCGGGTACGAACTTGGATTCGTCTAGGTTCCGATTTCTGCTGGCAGATCATCTCGATGTCAATGCTCAGGATGTGCAG GCATACATGGTTGGGGAGCATGGAGACAGTTCAGTGGCGCTGTGGTCTAGCATTAGCGTGGGAGGAGTGCCAGTGCTTAGCTTTCTAGAAAGGCAGAAAATTGCATACGAGAAGGAAACTCTTGAGAACATTCGGAAAGAAGTTGTGGAGAGTGCCTATGAAGTAATAAATCTCAAGGGTTACACTTCCTGGGCAATTGGCTATTCAGCGGCTAACCTGGCTCGATCCCTCCTGAGGGATCAGAGAAAGATTCATCCTGTCTCTGTTCTTGCAACAGGCCTCTATGGAATTGATGGTGGAGATGTTTTTCTGAGCTTGCCTGCTCAACTTGGTCGGAGTGGCGTCATGGGTGTGGCAAATGTGGAGTTGACGGATTGGGAAGCACAGCAACTCAGGAATGCTGCTTCTACTATTTTGGAGGTGCAGAGGCAATTGGAAATCGAGGACCATTGA
- the LOC113703056 gene encoding uncharacterized protein isoform X2: MEALADLEKVQTRILQRVTNLELSLLHGHLSSSPSLSPASEDASSAVATATEARLSAILRSNGVNDFIFKRVSSDYYYDWTFDARRDVLGAASIHHLCKSIVLVNTQAPSNVTDCSDRNYSKYYVVVVQYTARFSAEAVKNFLYALNNGQIAKKKFNMRLAPEETSVKLTGYEHNAVTCIGMKTDIPDLNSASLFREHLNCEDVEQNPPMMNVIL, from the exons ATGGAGGCGTTAGCGGATCTAGAGAAAGTCCAAACCCGGATCCTCCAACGAGTAACAAACCTCGAACTCTCTCTCCTGCACGGCCACTTGTCCAGCTCCCCTTCTCTCTCCCCTGCTTCCGAAGACGCCAGCTCCGCCGTCGCCACCGCCACCGAAGCCCGACTCTCCGCCATCCTTCGCTCTAACGGCGTTAATGACTTCATTTTCAAACGCGTTTCCTCCGATTATTACTACGATTGGACCTTCGACGCCCGCCGCGACGTCCTTGGCGCCGCTTCTATTCACCATCTCTGCAAAAGCATTGTCTTG GTAAACACTCAAGCCCCATCAAATGTGACCGACTGTAGTGATCGCAACTATTCAAAGTATTATGTTGTTGTTGTGCAG TATACTGCTCGGTTTAGTGCTGAGGCTGTGAAGAATTTTCTATATGCACTCAACAATGGTCAGATAgccaaaaagaaatttaata TGAGACTTGCTCCTGAGGAGACATCAGTCAAGTTGACTGGTTATGAACACAATGCCGTGACATGTATTGGCATGAAAACAGACATCCCG GATCTAAATTCAGCATCTTTGTTTCGGGAGCATTTGAACTGTGAAGATGTTGAACAGAATCCTCCAATGATGAATGTGATTCTCTAG
- the LOC113703056 gene encoding uncharacterized protein isoform X1 — translation MEALADLEKVQTRILQRVTNLELSLLHGHLSSSPSLSPASEDASSAVATATEARLSAILRSNGVNDFIFKRVSSDYYYDWTFDARRDVLGAASIHHLCKSIVLVNTQAPSNVTDCSDRNYSKYYVVVVQYTARFSAEAVKNFLYALNNGQIAKKKFNMRLAPEETSVKLTGYEHNAVTCIGMKTDIPVILDEAIVKLNPDFFWLGGGEVDLKLGARTTEFIKFVKPFIVNCSST, via the exons ATGGAGGCGTTAGCGGATCTAGAGAAAGTCCAAACCCGGATCCTCCAACGAGTAACAAACCTCGAACTCTCTCTCCTGCACGGCCACTTGTCCAGCTCCCCTTCTCTCTCCCCTGCTTCCGAAGACGCCAGCTCCGCCGTCGCCACCGCCACCGAAGCCCGACTCTCCGCCATCCTTCGCTCTAACGGCGTTAATGACTTCATTTTCAAACGCGTTTCCTCCGATTATTACTACGATTGGACCTTCGACGCCCGCCGCGACGTCCTTGGCGCCGCTTCTATTCACCATCTCTGCAAAAGCATTGTCTTG GTAAACACTCAAGCCCCATCAAATGTGACCGACTGTAGTGATCGCAACTATTCAAAGTATTATGTTGTTGTTGTGCAG TATACTGCTCGGTTTAGTGCTGAGGCTGTGAAGAATTTTCTATATGCACTCAACAATGGTCAGATAgccaaaaagaaatttaata TGAGACTTGCTCCTGAGGAGACATCAGTCAAGTTGACTGGTTATGAACACAATGCCGTGACATGTATTGGCATGAAAACAGACATCCCG GTGATTTTGGATGAAGCAATTGTAAAGCTCAATCCTGATTTCTTCTGGTTGGGTGGCGGTGAGGTTGATCTAAAACTTGGAGCGAGAACCACTGAATTCATCAAGTTTGTGAAGCCATTTATCGTGAACTGTAGCAGTACTTAA